Genomic window (Ureibacillus composti):
AAAATAAATTACTATTTTTAGCTTACCACGATACGTTAACACAATTGCCAAATCGTAGATATATTCAAAAAGAATTCCCGTACTTCCTTGAAAAAGCAAAGTCCAATAAGGAATCAATTGCAGTTCTTTATGTTGATGGAGATAATTTTAAAGCAGTCAATGATCAATTTGGTCATGATGTTGGGGATGAATTCATTAAACAATTCGGGAAAGCTCTATCAAAGAGTGTTCGTTCTCAAGATTTAGTTGTACGAGTTGGCGGAGATGAATTTGTATTAGTCATAACGGGACTAAATCCTAACAAGACATATCGCGAACAACAATTACAACACATTATTAATCGAATAAAAGAAAATTTAAAAGAAGGATGGACTATTGTGGGAAATCACTTTTCTCCAACGTCATCAATGGGGATTTCGTTCTATCCAGATCACGGCTCTACTTTGGATGAATTAATGGATTGTGCAGATCGGGCATTACATGATATAAAGGTCATCTCAAAGGATAGCTATAAAATTTATTCTCATGAATAAGAGTTTCTATTTAAAAAGGAACCGCGTTTTAAGGTAAACTTAATGCGTTGGTTCTTTTTATTATTGAAAAATAATGGGTACAAATTTCAATTAGTAGGGTAAATACGAGGTGATCATATGAAGAAAAAACTATTAATAATAGAAGATGAGATAAGTATAGCCCGTTTCCTAGAACTCGAATTAAAACACGAACAATTTGATGTTACATTAGAACATGATGGGCGTGAAGGGTTAGTTCGTGCTTTAGAACAGCCTTATGATTGTATATTGCTTGACGTCATGTTACCGTCTCTAAATGGGATTGAGGTATGTCGTAGAGTAAGAGCACAATCCGATGTCCCCATTATATTATTAACTGCACGTGATGCCGTTATGGACCGTGTTGCAGGATTAGATGCAGGTGCAGATGATTACATCGTAAAGCCATTTGCTATTGAGGAGCTACTTGCGCGGATTCGTTCGATTTTTAGAAGGGTAGAACGTACCGATGGAAATGAAGATGTTTTACAAGTTCGACAACTAATAATCTATCCTGACTCCTATGAAGTGTATTTTGAAAGTAATAAAATCGAACTTACAAAAACCGAGTACGATTTATTAAAGTTACTGTGTGAAAATAAAAATAGGGTTTGCACTCGGGAGATGATCTTGGAAACAGTTTGGGGGTATGAGACGGAAATTGAAACAAATGTTGTAGATGTTTATATTAGACATTTGCGGGCAAAATTAAAGACGGAACAGAACCCTTATATCGAAACTGTAAGGGGGGTAGGGTATGTGGTGAGAGAATGAATAAAGTGAAAAATTTTTTTATGAATTTATCATTAAAAAAGAAGTGGACACTATCAAGCACAATTGTCATTTTCATAAGTTATGCGGCAATCTGTACTATTATATACTTGGCGTTATATACCTGGCTTATTCATAACGAAGAAAACAATGCAATTCGTACTGTTGATGATTTAACTGCTTTCTTTGAATCACAGGAAGGACCAATTACTATTCAAGAACTACAACAAAGTTCAGGCCTTATGAAAGCCATTATTAATCAAAATCAAACTGTACGTATTTTTAATTTAGATGGTTATGAAGTACTAAGGATTAATAATACGTCGCCAGCAGCAAAACTCGAAAAATCTGAATTACAATACTTTGATACGATGGTTATGAAAAAAAAACTAGAGGGCAATGATGTATTTGTATTAGAAAGAGTAGTACAAATAGGTAGGTTTCAGGGTTATTTACAACTAATTCATCCATTAAATAGCTTTCAATCTATGATGAAATATGTCTTAACTGCTATGCTAATTGCAGGGATCGGAGCTCTTTTAGTTGCTGGATCTATCAGTTACTATTTAGCAAATCTCTTAATGAAACCCCTTCAAGATCTACGTGACTCGATGGTATCAGTACGTGAAAAAGGATTTGACGAGGAAATTAGTGTTACATATAAGGCAGATGATGAAATAGGCGATTTAATTACGATTTATCAATCCATGATAGATGAATTACATAGTTCTTTTAAGAAACAGCATCAATTTGTTTCGGATGCGTCACACGAACTTAGAACGCCTATTCAAGCAATAGAAGGGCATTTATCTTTGATTAAGCGATGGGGAAAGAATGATCCAGAAGTGTTAGAAGAATCTCTTAATACCTCTATTACAGAAGTGCAGCGCATGAAAAAAATGATAGAAGAACTGTTAGATTTAGCACGTAAAGAAGAGAAGGAACAACACGCCTATGCAGATGTCCAACATGTTATAGAATCTGTTATTATGGAACTGCAATTTGTTCATAAAGAAGCAAATGTTAATGTACTATACTTTGGTGAGAAAAAAGATGCTCATATAACCGAAAACGCCCTTTCTCAAATCTTAAGAAATATTATTGAAAATGGAATTCGTTATAGCGAACATCAACCGGTCATTAATATAGAAATTAATTATTTACCTGAACACATATTTATTACGATAAAAGACAATGGGATTGGGATTTCAAACGAACATTTACCACACATTTTTGATCGTTTTTATCGCATAGACGCTTCTCGTAAAAGTAATGGTGGAACAGGTTTAGGATTAAGTATTACAAAAATGCTAGCTGAACGATATGATGTTAAAATTGATGTGACTAGTAAAGTTAATTATGGAACAACATTTACTTTAAGGTTTCCCATCGTTTAGTTTTTGACCATTCTGAACTTTTTTAAATGATTGTGAAGAAAATATGCTCTTTTTGTGAAAAATAGTTGTATTTTTTGTGAAGAGTAGTAAGATTGAAATGTTAAAAATACGTTCTTCATTTTTAATTAATAAGTAATGGTAATTAAATCAATAGATTTTTTCTATTGTCGAAGAATGGTAATATATGAAATAATATTACAGATACACAATGGAACTGCCTTAGGGCGTAATTTGGAGGTTATTCTCATGTCGAACAATGTATTATATGCTGGTTCCCCTTGGTCAGCATTCTCTGGACCTAACTTAGGGTATGTTATGGAACAATATGAATTATTCCTACAATCTCCTGAAGAAGTAGATCCAGATTTAATAGCGCTTTTCCAACAATTTGGAGCGCCAACAATTGAAGGTGGCACTACAGAAACGGAAGGGGCTGCTAATGTACCTACAGCGAACTTAACAAAAGTATTTGCTGCTGTACAACTTGCAGATGCAATTCGCTCATATGGACATCTTGCTGCAGATGTATATCCGCTAAAAGATCGTCAATTAGATAATTCTCGAATTGATGTTGCTTCTTATGGTTTAACAGAAGCAGATCTAGTTGGAATGCCAGCTACGTTATTCTTTAATAACGTGCCTGCAAGCGTTTCCAATGGTAAACAAGCAATTGATTATTTACGAGCAATCTATACTGGTAAAGCCGGTTTCGAATATTCTCACGTAGATAACAAAATCGAACGTGAATGGCTACAATCTAAAATTGAGTCAGGTATTGTAAATTCAAGCTTAACAACAGAAGAGAAAAAAGCGATTCTAGAACGATTAACACGCGTTGAAGATTTTGAAAGATTTATCCATAAAACATTTGTAGGTCAAAAACGTTTCTCAATTGAAGGTTTAGATACATTAGTTGTATTACT
Coding sequences:
- a CDS encoding response regulator transcription factor, with the translated sequence MKKKLLIIEDEISIARFLELELKHEQFDVTLEHDGREGLVRALEQPYDCILLDVMLPSLNGIEVCRRVRAQSDVPIILLTARDAVMDRVAGLDAGADDYIVKPFAIEELLARIRSIFRRVERTDGNEDVLQVRQLIIYPDSYEVYFESNKIELTKTEYDLLKLLCENKNRVCTREMILETVWGYETEIETNVVDVYIRHLRAKLKTEQNPYIETVRGVGYVVRE
- a CDS encoding HAMP domain-containing histidine kinase gives rise to the protein MNKVKNFFMNLSLKKKWTLSSTIVIFISYAAICTIIYLALYTWLIHNEENNAIRTVDDLTAFFESQEGPITIQELQQSSGLMKAIINQNQTVRIFNLDGYEVLRINNTSPAAKLEKSELQYFDTMVMKKKLEGNDVFVLERVVQIGRFQGYLQLIHPLNSFQSMMKYVLTAMLIAGIGALLVAGSISYYLANLLMKPLQDLRDSMVSVREKGFDEEISVTYKADDEIGDLITIYQSMIDELHSSFKKQHQFVSDASHELRTPIQAIEGHLSLIKRWGKNDPEVLEESLNTSITEVQRMKKMIEELLDLARKEEKEQHAYADVQHVIESVIMELQFVHKEANVNVLYFGEKKDAHITENALSQILRNIIENGIRYSEHQPVINIEINYLPEHIFITIKDNGIGISNEHLPHIFDRFYRIDASRKSNGGTGLGLSITKMLAERYDVKIDVTSKVNYGTTFTLRFPIV